A genomic segment from Candidatus Leptovillus gracilis encodes:
- a CDS encoding AI-2E family transporter, with protein MAAQPEWTFRRVVWATLVLAAVGLSFWLLYRFNQVLFILFVALVIGTVLRPVVVWLHRWGIPQKAGVILVYLLLLALLIGFVLLLFPLIAAQSATITAVLPDYYQSLRGWALDNPNLLFGSLNDLVPTTWSFADPVQQTVQEMLDSAGQAVGYIGVVSQTIFTAVIIFLLAAYWTLDGPRTIRSLLLLLPQARRESISELITAMETKMSAFVAGQGILMLAVGSLSLVAYWLIGLPYLLVLAFVAGLMEAVPLVGPLLGAVPALLVALTLGPDKLIWVIVATLVIQQVENSFLVPRVMRQAVGVNPFVTLLALFAFSSLLGIAGALMAIPLAAMIQILLNHFVFRPGALEPEVTAGRDYASRLRQEAQELAQDLRQQARQTPGGSEEQIKQTEQVMDEIETLAVELDRLLAQVHPVGAE; from the coding sequence ATGGCGGCGCAACCTGAGTGGACGTTCAGGCGGGTTGTCTGGGCTACGCTGGTCCTGGCGGCCGTTGGCCTGAGTTTCTGGCTGCTTTACCGCTTCAACCAGGTACTTTTCATCCTGTTTGTGGCTTTGGTGATCGGCACCGTACTCAGACCGGTCGTCGTCTGGCTGCATCGGTGGGGCATACCCCAGAAAGCAGGCGTAATTCTGGTTTATTTGCTGCTGCTGGCCTTGCTCATTGGCTTTGTGCTGTTGTTATTCCCGCTGATTGCCGCGCAAAGCGCTACCATTACGGCCGTTTTGCCGGATTATTACCAAAGCCTGCGTGGGTGGGCGCTGGACAACCCTAACCTGCTGTTCGGCAGCCTGAATGACCTTGTTCCTACAACCTGGTCATTCGCTGATCCAGTCCAACAGACAGTCCAGGAGATGTTGGATTCGGCCGGTCAGGCGGTTGGTTATATCGGCGTCGTGTCGCAGACTATTTTTACGGCCGTTATCATCTTCCTATTGGCCGCTTACTGGACGCTCGATGGGCCGCGCACCATCCGCTCCTTGCTGCTGCTGCTGCCGCAGGCGCGGCGCGAAAGCATTAGCGAGCTGATCACCGCCATGGAAACGAAGATGAGCGCCTTCGTGGCCGGGCAAGGCATCCTGATGCTGGCCGTAGGCAGCCTGTCCCTCGTCGCCTATTGGCTCATTGGTTTGCCTTATCTACTGGTGCTGGCCTTCGTGGCCGGGCTGATGGAGGCGGTGCCGCTTGTGGGGCCACTGCTGGGCGCTGTGCCGGCGCTGTTGGTCGCCCTGACTCTGGGGCCAGATAAATTGATCTGGGTCATTGTGGCGACGCTGGTCATTCAGCAGGTAGAAAACAGTTTTCTTGTGCCGCGCGTGATGCGTCAGGCGGTCGGCGTCAACCCGTTTGTCACGCTGTTGGCCCTTTTTGCTTTCAGCTCTTTGCTGGGTATCGCCGGCGCGTTGATGGCTATTCCGCTGGCAGCCATGATCCAAATTTTACTCAACCACTTTGTTTTCCGGCCGGGAGCGTTGGAGCCGGAGGTCACGGCCGGCCGAGACTATGCCAGCCGCCTGCGCCAGGAAGCGCAAGAGTTGGCCCAAGATTTGCGTCAGCAGGCGCGGCAAACACCGGGCGGTTCCGAAGAGCAGATCAAGCAGACGGAGCAGGTGATGGATGAGATCGAGACCCTGGCTGTCGAATTAGATAGACTGCTGGCCCAGGTTCACCCTGTGGGGGCCGAATGA
- a CDS encoding c-type cytochrome, translating into MKRVFKWIGIILGGLVGFLLVTAVILHFVGLSRLNNAPEVATKPVAAPTDAAALARGEHLVNVVSSCGMCHGENLGGQVFFDGEVGSYVFAANLTAGAGGVGTTFSDADWERAIRHGVGGDGRVLVIMPSNFYQHLSDADLGAMIAYLKAAPPVDNDLGERRIGFPGSVLGGTIGFNDFTRINGIDHANVGANSPTEGATAEYGAYMVSIAMCGECHAANLAGIVGEDDPPPGPNLTPSGDLVSWTEADFMAAMRTGQTPDGRSLDAEQMPWTIFSQMSDTELQAIWTYLQSLPALPDNS; encoded by the coding sequence ATGAAACGGGTATTCAAGTGGATTGGTATTATTTTGGGTGGATTGGTGGGCTTTTTGTTGGTAACGGCCGTTATCCTGCACTTTGTCGGCCTCTCACGGCTGAACAACGCGCCAGAGGTAGCGACGAAACCGGTGGCGGCGCCCACCGATGCGGCAGCGCTGGCGCGGGGCGAGCATCTGGTGAACGTGGTCAGCTCGTGCGGCATGTGTCATGGCGAAAATCTAGGCGGGCAGGTCTTCTTTGACGGCGAAGTGGGCAGCTACGTTTTTGCCGCCAACCTGACGGCGGGCGCGGGCGGCGTAGGAACCACGTTTAGCGACGCCGATTGGGAACGGGCCATCCGGCATGGCGTGGGCGGCGACGGCCGTGTCCTGGTGATCATGCCGTCCAACTTTTACCAGCATCTCAGCGACGCCGACCTGGGGGCGATGATCGCCTACCTGAAAGCCGCGCCGCCGGTGGACAACGATCTGGGCGAACGGCGCATCGGCTTCCCCGGCTCGGTGTTGGGCGGCACGATTGGCTTTAACGACTTCACCCGGATCAACGGCATTGACCACGCCAACGTGGGCGCCAACAGCCCCACAGAGGGGGCAACAGCCGAATATGGCGCGTATATGGTGAGCATTGCCATGTGTGGTGAATGCCATGCGGCAAATTTGGCGGGCATTGTAGGTGAAGACGACCCGCCGCCCGGCCCTAACCTGACCCCCAGCGGCGATCTGGTAAGCTGGACGGAGGCGGATTTCATGGCGGCTATGCGCACGGGGCAAACCCCGGACGGCCGTTCCCTCGACGCCGAACAAATGCCCTGGACGATCTTCAGCCAGATGAGCGACACCGAATTGCAGGCGATTTGGACCTATTTGCAATCGCTGCCCGCTTTGCCCGATAATTCGTGA
- a CDS encoding SpoIIE family protein phosphatase, translating into MTTLRGFWRNKTKVEPGTAVSPTLNTAETAVTAPPALTPIDLDIAPNDPLLAYIQHNPVVFDVAQLKLDSLAVTAMREAGVRLVVPLVSQGELIGLINLGQRMSDQEYSSDDHRLMSDLATQAAPALRIAQLVQQQKLEAIERERIAQELRVARLIQQTLLPQELPALAGWGVSAYYQPARAVGGDFYDFLYFPDGKVGFIVADVTDKGVPAALVMATTRTLLRAAAERLEAPGAVLARTNDVLVQEIPPKMFVTCFYALLDPATGHLRYANAGHDVPYHYTAQGVVELRATGMPLGLMPGMGYDEKETTLAPGDYVLLYSDGLVEAHNPARGMFGFPHLQALLATHADGATLHEFLLAELAAFTGPGWEQEDDVTLVTIQREEPINSQQLTINSQPVEFEIPSAPGNERTAMEWVAEVVGDLLPAARLEKLKTAVAEATMNAMEHGNQYDPDKPARLKVFVEEAPTSTGSVRVTITDQGGGQPSPAAVAPDLAAKLAGAQSPRGWGLFLIQAMVDEMHVHQDDQHYTIELVMHLANQKGA; encoded by the coding sequence ATGACAACTTTAAGAGGATTTTGGCGCAATAAAACAAAAGTGGAACCAGGAACGGCCGTTTCGCCCACACTGAACACAGCGGAAACGGCCGTTACCGCACCCCCTGCCCTCACACCCATAGACCTGGACATCGCCCCCAACGACCCGCTCCTGGCCTACATCCAGCACAACCCCGTCGTTTTCGACGTGGCGCAGCTCAAGCTCGACTCCCTGGCCGTGACGGCCATGCGCGAGGCTGGCGTCCGGCTGGTGGTGCCGCTGGTCAGCCAGGGTGAACTGATTGGCCTGATCAACCTGGGCCAGCGCATGAGCGACCAGGAATACTCCAGCGACGATCACAGGTTGATGAGCGACCTGGCGACCCAGGCCGCTCCGGCGCTGCGCATTGCCCAACTGGTGCAGCAGCAAAAACTGGAAGCCATCGAACGGGAGCGCATCGCCCAGGAACTGCGCGTCGCCCGCCTCATCCAACAAACTTTGCTGCCGCAGGAACTGCCGGCGCTGGCCGGTTGGGGTGTTTCCGCCTACTATCAGCCCGCCCGCGCTGTCGGCGGCGACTTTTACGACTTCCTCTATTTTCCCGATGGCAAAGTGGGCTTTATCGTGGCGGATGTGACCGACAAAGGCGTACCGGCGGCGCTGGTGATGGCCACCACCCGCACCCTGCTGCGCGCTGCCGCCGAACGGCTGGAAGCGCCCGGCGCTGTCCTGGCCCGCACCAACGATGTGCTGGTGCAGGAAATCCCACCCAAAATGTTTGTCACCTGCTTTTACGCCCTGCTGGACCCAGCCACCGGCCATTTGCGTTACGCCAACGCCGGTCACGATGTGCCCTATCACTATACCGCCCAGGGCGTCGTCGAACTGCGGGCCACCGGGATGCCCCTGGGACTGATGCCGGGCATGGGCTACGATGAAAAAGAGACGACGCTGGCCCCCGGCGACTATGTGCTGCTCTACAGCGACGGCCTGGTGGAAGCCCACAATCCGGCCCGCGGCATGTTTGGTTTCCCACACCTGCAAGCCTTGCTCGCCACCCACGCCGACGGCGCCACGCTCCACGAGTTTCTGCTGGCGGAACTGGCCGCCTTCACCGGCCCCGGTTGGGAGCAGGAGGATGATGTAACGTTAGTGACGATACAAAGGGAGGAGCCAATCAATAGTCAACAGTTAACAATTAACAGTCAACCCGTTGAATTTGAGATTCCGTCCGCGCCGGGCAATGAGCGGACAGCGATGGAATGGGTGGCGGAGGTGGTGGGTGATTTGCTGCCGGCGGCGCGGTTGGAGAAATTGAAAACGGCCGTTGCCGAAGCCACCATGAATGCCATGGAACACGGCAACCAATACGACCCGGACAAACCGGCGCGGTTAAAGGTGTTTGTAGAAGAAGCGCCCACTTCGACAGGCTCAGTGCGCGTCACCATCACCGACCAGGGCGGCGGCCAGCCGTCGCCAGCCGCCGTCGCACCTGACCTGGCAGCCAAACTGGCCGGCGCACAGTCGCCGCGCGGCTGGGGGTTGTTCCTCATCCAGGCGATGGTAGACGAAATGCATGTGCATCAAGACGACCAACACTACACGATTGAACTGGTCATGCATCTGGCAAACCAGAAGGGAGCATAA
- a CDS encoding AI-2E family transporter, producing MTTILALLLLWQFRLVVVYVLLSLALAAAARPLFKRPAGQPLVARLGLILLYLITLGGFLFLLAVSGGAAVRDIQELAQQVSVQDSWRQPVWLPGRSLQDLLDTRLPQPSQLLDALIGEQGESVLPAVLGFTQSVFSLLSGALVVLFMSIYWGMDQNHFERLWLSLLPPGQRSQVRDIWQTMEADLGIYIRRQAGQAFLAGLLLALGYWLLGSPYPALLALSGAVALLMPIVGPFLALVPPLLLGLLSGVELSLLTAVYTLIVITALKWLLESRLPLRAQVNPILTIVILLALADAYGLLGILFAPPLSAACHILWSRLVSFRAVSGATLQVSDLKERQAEVWRAIQVLDEAPSPLITSSMDKLAALIEKAEPVLNVES from the coding sequence ATGACCACAATATTAGCGCTGCTCTTATTGTGGCAGTTCCGCCTGGTGGTCGTCTACGTCCTGCTGTCACTGGCTCTGGCTGCCGCCGCGCGTCCCCTATTCAAGCGGCCGGCCGGCCAGCCGCTTGTGGCCCGCCTGGGTCTGATCTTGCTTTACCTGATTACCCTGGGTGGTTTCCTATTCTTGCTGGCGGTCAGCGGTGGGGCCGCAGTTCGGGACATTCAGGAGTTGGCGCAGCAGGTGTCGGTGCAAGATAGCTGGCGACAGCCGGTTTGGCTGCCGGGCAGATCGCTGCAAGACTTGTTAGACACGCGGCTGCCCCAGCCCAGCCAACTCCTGGACGCACTGATTGGCGAACAGGGTGAGTCTGTACTACCGGCGGTGTTGGGGTTTACCCAGAGTGTTTTTAGCCTGCTGAGCGGCGCACTCGTCGTTCTCTTCATGAGTATCTATTGGGGAATGGACCAGAACCACTTTGAACGGCTCTGGCTTTCGCTGCTGCCACCGGGGCAGCGCAGCCAGGTACGCGACATCTGGCAGACAATGGAGGCGGACCTGGGGATTTACATTCGCCGCCAGGCTGGGCAGGCGTTCCTGGCCGGGCTGCTGCTGGCCTTGGGCTATTGGCTGTTAGGCTCCCCATATCCGGCGCTGTTGGCTTTGTCTGGTGCGGTGGCGCTGTTGATGCCTATCGTGGGGCCATTCCTGGCGCTGGTTCCGCCCCTGTTATTGGGGTTGTTGAGCGGTGTGGAGTTGAGTTTGCTAACGGCCGTTTACACCCTCATCGTCATCACTGCCCTGAAATGGCTGCTGGAATCACGCCTGCCCCTCCGCGCCCAGGTCAACCCCATCCTCACCATTGTCATCTTGCTGGCCCTGGCCGACGCTTATGGTCTGCTGGGCATCCTCTTTGCACCGCCGCTGTCGGCCGCCTGCCATATTTTGTGGAGCCGCCTGGTCAGCTTCCGCGCGGTTTCCGGGGCGACGCTCCAGGTGTCCGACCTCAAAGAGCGGCAGGCAGAGGTATGGCGCGCCATCCAGGTCTTGGATGAAGCGCCGTCGCCGCTGATCACCAGCAGCATGGACAAGCTGGCCGCCTTAATTGAAAAAGCAGAGCCAGTGCTGAACGTCGAATCATGA
- a CDS encoding winged helix-turn-helix domain-containing protein produces MSNTIRRPRLLEQMAALLGEGHLFINAPAGYGKTLLLQSLQTERPYTYFIPLSPADSDPAALRERLEPLRQAENTLLLDDVHHLLEADATITWLKQQMRQAQPRWVLAGRQPLFPATDLALYGKINQLGLAEMAFDDRETRAWLGDRRPDRATWQQQLEGWPLGLALLKNLGDAADPQPIAEKQLFEYLTEQMFAALPPDLQRFMTVTAVPLTFTPTLAATLLPDSDPDAAVQSLLTRNLFLYHDIQTGSYRYHDLIRAFLRQQLTSTEFTTFLLMVINWLCENKQFSAAIEHALNGGLPEKAAALLAAPEAFVEIRVNGRFLTHHRWISALPPEIVAERPLLLLRNGAALFHLRARRREAWEFLHRGVALAEAGSRTADYRLGLRYMAFFHGDEGHNQQALTLYQRLIAMPDLDAVQKIAALQDMISLHAFLAQFDQAQRCYLEVQTLTAGTQPHRGLIEQVNFASLVLAARGQRASAHAMLTTALHEVAAQNNFQDLLLIRRNLGHLLLDQGDWAGQRENLTALEAIVAQAELVDERIQWSLQHDRGLLAVGDGRFAAAAALFTAGRESPEVQESPLLRTLFGAAMVWLHRRQGQYQSAIQLADKLLAVRTEFPYYEGRLALERDIAALLSALADGDLEGFQLTPQTRALIPMRARAELVRLRMMLAIICWRQSNPRWRRLARRVLVEGERPLYGQLLTTRDPELAAAFWKILLVEGLEPARTDAALRQIGQSSSLLPLLRYQDGFVRGRAATLLAQIGQEEAMPALATAVAAETNKEIKKGLHTALTRLESLPPPPLHLCLMGDFRAQRGEDALRAEDFHRPIVARLLQYFALHAGQPIPRDQILEDLWPDGDPEKTAVSFRTINSHLRSALDPFMRPRGPNRYIVVERDVYRFDPYSVVGSDVAQFTRQVDQALAAGDLDDDGLDALSDALAGYAPLLPDLPYADWLLEPRQQLEDLYLEGCLCAAEAYLSRRQWVQSQTWLRRGLQVAPWLEKAWQMLMRAYARQGHRTLALKAYQEAVAALERELGVGPSELTLWLVGKVQNDEPI; encoded by the coding sequence ATGTCCAACACGATTCGCCGCCCCCGGCTGCTGGAGCAAATGGCCGCGCTGCTCGGCGAAGGGCATCTTTTCATCAACGCCCCGGCCGGCTACGGCAAAACGCTGCTGCTGCAAAGCCTGCAAACGGAACGGCCGTACACCTACTTCATCCCCCTCAGCCCGGCCGACAGCGATCCGGCCGCTCTCCGCGAACGGCTGGAACCACTGCGGCAAGCGGAAAATACCCTGCTGCTCGACGACGTCCACCACCTGCTGGAAGCCGATGCCACCATAACCTGGCTGAAACAGCAGATGCGTCAGGCGCAGCCGCGCTGGGTGTTGGCCGGGCGGCAGCCGTTGTTCCCGGCCACCGACCTGGCCCTGTACGGCAAAATCAACCAACTGGGTCTGGCCGAGATGGCGTTTGACGACCGGGAAACGCGGGCGTGGTTAGGCGACCGGCGGCCAGACCGGGCCACCTGGCAGCAGCAGCTAGAAGGCTGGCCGTTGGGTTTGGCTCTGTTAAAAAACCTGGGCGACGCCGCTGACCCGCAGCCCATCGCCGAAAAGCAGTTGTTTGAGTACCTGACGGAGCAGATGTTTGCCGCGCTGCCGCCGGATTTGCAGCGGTTTATGACGGTAACGGCCGTCCCCCTCACCTTCACCCCCACCCTGGCCGCCACCTTACTGCCAGACAGCGATCCCGACGCGGCCGTGCAATCCCTGCTGACCCGCAATCTTTTCCTTTACCACGATATACAAACTGGCAGCTACCGTTATCACGACCTGATTCGCGCCTTTTTGCGCCAGCAGCTAACCTCGACGGAGTTCACCACGTTTTTGTTGATGGTTATTAATTGGCTATGCGAAAACAAGCAGTTCAGCGCCGCCATCGAACACGCCTTGAATGGGGGCCTGCCAGAGAAAGCGGCGGCGCTGTTGGCTGCGCCCGAAGCGTTTGTGGAGATACGGGTCAACGGCCGTTTCCTCACCCACCACCGTTGGATCAGCGCCTTGCCGCCGGAAATTGTGGCCGAACGGCCGTTGCTGCTGCTGCGCAACGGGGCGGCCCTCTTCCACCTGCGCGCCCGCCGCCGCGAAGCGTGGGAGTTTCTACACCGCGGCGTGGCCCTGGCGGAAGCGGGCAGCCGCACCGCCGATTACCGGCTGGGGCTGCGCTACATGGCCTTTTTTCACGGCGACGAAGGTCACAACCAGCAGGCGCTAACGCTCTATCAACGGCTGATTGCGATGCCCGATCTAGACGCAGTTCAGAAAATCGCCGCCCTGCAAGATATGATTTCCCTGCACGCCTTCCTGGCGCAGTTCGACCAGGCGCAGCGCTGTTATCTGGAAGTTCAGACGCTAACCGCCGGGACACAGCCACACCGCGGGCTGATCGAGCAGGTCAACTTTGCATCGCTGGTCCTGGCGGCGCGGGGACAGCGGGCGTCGGCCCACGCCATGCTCACCACCGCCCTGCATGAAGTGGCCGCCCAAAACAACTTCCAAGATTTGCTGCTGATTCGGCGTAATCTGGGCCATTTGCTGCTGGACCAGGGGGATTGGGCCGGCCAGCGCGAGAACCTGACGGCGCTGGAGGCCATTGTCGCGCAGGCGGAACTGGTTGATGAGCGGATCCAGTGGAGTTTGCAGCATGATCGCGGCCTGTTGGCGGTGGGCGACGGCCGTTTTGCCGCAGCCGCCGCCCTGTTCACCGCCGGAAGGGAGTCGCCTGAAGTGCAGGAATCGCCGCTGCTGCGGACTTTGTTCGGGGCGGCGATGGTCTGGTTACACCGACGACAGGGGCAATATCAAAGCGCCATCCAACTGGCAGATAAACTCCTGGCGGTCAGAACGGAGTTTCCCTATTACGAAGGGCGGCTGGCGCTGGAACGAGACATCGCCGCCCTGCTGTCCGCTCTGGCTGATGGTGATCTGGAAGGCTTCCAACTAACGCCACAAACCCGCGCCCTCATCCCCATGCGCGCCCGCGCCGAGCTGGTGCGGCTGCGAATGATGTTGGCGATCATCTGTTGGCGACAGAGCAATCCCCGTTGGCGGCGATTGGCGCGGCGTGTATTGGTGGAGGGGGAACGGCCGTTATACGGCCAACTCCTCACCACCCGCGACCCGGAGCTGGCAGCCGCGTTCTGGAAAATCTTGCTGGTCGAAGGGCTGGAACCAGCCAGAACTGACGCCGCCCTGCGGCAGATTGGGCAGAGCAGCTCGCTGCTGCCCCTACTGCGATACCAAGATGGGTTTGTCCGCGGACGCGCGGCCACACTTCTGGCGCAAATCGGTCAGGAAGAGGCGATGCCGGCTTTGGCAACGGCCGTTGCCGCCGAAACAAACAAAGAGATCAAAAAGGGACTCCACACGGCGCTGACCAGGCTCGAATCCCTGCCGCCGCCGCCGCTGCACCTTTGTTTAATGGGCGATTTTCGCGCCCAACGGGGTGAGGACGCCTTGCGCGCAGAGGATTTTCACCGCCCCATCGTTGCCCGGCTGCTGCAATACTTCGCCCTCCATGCCGGGCAGCCCATCCCCCGCGACCAGATTTTGGAAGATTTGTGGCCAGACGGTGACCCGGAGAAAACGGCCGTGTCCTTCCGCACCATCAACAGCCATCTACGCAGCGCCCTGGACCCATTCATGCGGCCGCGCGGCCCCAATCGCTACATTGTCGTAGAGCGGGATGTCTATCGTTTCGACCCCTACAGCGTCGTCGGCAGCGATGTGGCGCAGTTTACACGGCAGGTGGATCAGGCGTTGGCCGCAGGCGATCTGGACGACGACGGACTGGACGCGCTCAGCGACGCCCTGGCGGGATACGCCCCCCTACTGCCCGACCTGCCCTATGCCGATTGGCTGCTGGAACCGCGCCAACAGTTGGAGGATTTGTACCTGGAGGGCTGCCTGTGCGCCGCCGAAGCATATTTGTCGCGCAGACAATGGGTGCAAAGCCAGACCTGGCTGCGGCGTGGCTTACAGGTGGCCCCCTGGCTGGAGAAAGCATGGCAGATGCTCATGCGCGCTTATGCCCGGCAAGGGCATCGTACTTTGGCGCTCAAAGCGTACCAAGAGGCTGTGGCGGCGCTGGAACGTGAACTGGGTGTCGGGCCATCAGAGCTAACCCTTTGGCTGGTGGGAAAAGTGCAGAATGATGAGCCGATTTAG
- a CDS encoding STAS domain-containing protein yields MSNNLITHVRKVSDSTAVIDISGELNGYGEEALMEAYAAASNGRSQTIILNFSNLEYMNSSGIGLLVTLLIRVQRQKQRLLAYGLSAHYQQIFELTRLNEAIAIFDSEQAALTAVTTPA; encoded by the coding sequence ATGTCCAATAACCTGATTACCCATGTTCGTAAGGTGTCCGACAGCACGGCCGTGATTGATATTTCCGGCGAGTTGAATGGCTACGGGGAAGAAGCGCTGATGGAGGCCTATGCCGCCGCCAGTAACGGCCGTTCCCAGACCATCATCCTCAACTTTTCCAACCTGGAATACATGAACAGTTCCGGCATCGGCCTGCTCGTCACCCTGCTCATCCGGGTGCAGCGGCAAAAACAGCGCCTGCTGGCCTATGGCCTGAGCGCCCATTACCAGCAGATTTTTGAGCTGACCCGGCTGAATGAAGCCATCGCCATTTTTGACAGTGAACAGGCGGCATTAACGGCTGTTACCACCCCTGCCTGA
- a CDS encoding STAS domain-containing protein: protein MAEKKAAFTAETKLEEETAVILMHGEINQDADAALTAVYAAAAQVQPTAITLDFGGVDYINSTGIALIVGLLAKSRAAHIPLTAVGLSDHYREIFTITRLSDFIEIQ, encoded by the coding sequence ATGGCAGAGAAGAAAGCCGCTTTTACGGCGGAAACGAAATTGGAAGAAGAAACGGCCGTTATCCTCATGCACGGCGAAATCAACCAGGATGCCGACGCCGCGCTGACGGCCGTTTATGCAGCCGCCGCCCAGGTGCAGCCGACCGCCATCACCCTGGATTTTGGCGGGGTGGATTACATCAACAGCACCGGCATTGCCCTGATTGTCGGGCTGCTGGCCAAGTCACGGGCGGCGCATATTCCGCTAACGGCCGTTGGCCTCAGCGACCATTACCGCGAAATCTTCACCATCACCCGCCTGTCCGATTTTATCGAGATTCAGTGA
- a CDS encoding GNAT family N-acetyltransferase yields MKILETNRLLLRHLEPGDLDDLYALYRDPEIRRYFPDGTLTYEETKEELEWFLNGHPEHPELGLWATIHKETGQFVGRCGLLPWTIDGQDEVEVAYLIAKTHWRQGLGAEAALAIRDYGFGQLGLTRLICMIYPDNTASIGVAQKIGMSLEREAEDEMGSFLIYALNL; encoded by the coding sequence ATGAAAATTTTGGAAACCAACCGACTGCTATTGCGCCATTTGGAACCCGGCGATCTGGACGACCTGTACGCTCTGTACCGCGATCCGGAAATACGGCGCTACTTCCCGGATGGCACGTTGACCTATGAGGAAACCAAAGAAGAGCTGGAATGGTTTCTCAACGGCCACCCCGAACACCCGGAACTGGGCTTGTGGGCGACAATTCATAAAGAGACCGGGCAGTTTGTTGGCCGGTGCGGGCTGCTCCCATGGACCATTGATGGGCAGGACGAAGTCGAAGTGGCTTATCTCATTGCCAAAACACATTGGCGGCAGGGATTGGGCGCAGAAGCGGCGCTGGCGATCCGGGATTACGGCTTTGGGCAATTGGGGCTGACGCGCCTGATTTGCATGATTTACCCGGACAACACCGCCTCTATCGGCGTGGCTCAGAAAATTGGGATGTCTTTGGAACGGGAAGCCGAAGATGAGATGGGGTCGTTTTTGATTTACGCCCTGAATCTGTAA
- a CDS encoding NAD(P)/FAD-dependent oxidoreductase: protein MADYDAIIVGSGPNGLAAAITLARQGWRVLLLEAKPTIGGGMRTAELTLPGFHHDICSAIHPLGMGSPFFKSLPLADYGLRWIQPDLPLAHPFDDGTAVAVHQSLAETAVQLGVDGAVYGRLLAPLVADWDKIAREFLGPLRPPRHPLAMAGFGLRALWPADSLARALFRTEPARALFAGFAAHAIMPLEWPLTAAFGLMLGTLAHRVGWPLPRGGSQAIANALAAFFTDLGGEIVTDHEVKSLAALPPARAVLLDVTPRQLLQIAGDALPPGYRRQLQRYQYGPGVFKVDWALNEPIPWTAAACRRAGTVHLGPTAAEIAHSERLVWRGKVAERPYTLVTQQSLFDDSRAPASQHTGWAYCHVPHGSTLDMTATIESQIERFAPGFRDTILARHTMTTQDFQTYNANYIGGDINGGVQNWRQLFTRPVPRLNPYSTPLPNVFLCSSATPPGGGVHGMCGFHAAQSALR from the coding sequence ATGGCTGATTACGACGCAATTATTGTAGGGTCTGGCCCTAATGGGCTGGCGGCGGCCATTACCCTGGCGCGGCAGGGCTGGCGCGTGCTGCTGCTGGAGGCCAAACCGACCATTGGCGGCGGGATGCGCACCGCCGAACTCACCTTGCCCGGCTTCCACCACGACATCTGCTCCGCCATTCACCCGTTGGGCATGGGGTCGCCTTTCTTCAAGAGCCTGCCCCTGGCGGATTACGGCTTACGCTGGATTCAGCCCGATTTGCCGCTGGCGCACCCGTTTGATGACGGCACGGCCGTTGCCGTCCACCAATCGTTAGCGGAAACGGCCGTTCAGTTAGGCGTAGATGGCGCTGTTTACGGCCGTTTGCTGGCGCCCCTGGTCGCCGATTGGGACAAAATCGCCCGCGAATTTTTGGGGCCGCTGCGCCCGCCGCGCCACCCGCTGGCGATGGCCGGGTTTGGCCTGCGTGCCCTGTGGCCCGCCGACAGCCTGGCCCGCGCTCTGTTCCGCACGGAACCGGCCCGCGCCCTCTTTGCCGGCTTTGCCGCCCACGCCATCATGCCCCTGGAATGGCCGCTGACGGCCGCTTTCGGCCTGATGTTGGGCACGCTCGCGCACCGTGTGGGCTGGCCGCTGCCTCGCGGTGGCTCCCAGGCCATCGCCAACGCCCTGGCCGCCTTCTTCACCGATTTAGGCGGCGAAATAGTCACCGACCACGAGGTAAAGTCACTGGCAGCACTACCCCCAGCGCGGGCTGTGCTGCTCGACGTAACGCCGCGCCAACTGCTGCAAATTGCCGGTGACGCACTGCCGCCCGGCTATCGCCGCCAGTTACAGCGGTATCAATACGGCCCCGGCGTTTTTAAAGTGGATTGGGCCTTGAACGAGCCGATTCCCTGGACAGCCGCCGCCTGCCGCCGGGCGGGTACAGTACATCTGGGTCCCACAGCGGCGGAGATTGCTCACAGTGAACGGTTGGTCTGGCGTGGAAAGGTGGCGGAACGGCCGTATACCCTCGTCACCCAACAAAGCCTGTTTGATGACAGCCGCGCTCCCGCCAGCCAACACACCGGCTGGGCTTACTGCCACGTGCCCCACGGGTCTACCCTGGATATGACCGCCACCATTGAAAGCCAGATCGAACGCTTCGCCCCCGGCTTCCGCGACACCATTCTGGCCCGCCACACCATGACCACCCAGGATTTCCAGACGTACAACGCCAATTACATCGGCGGCGACATCAACGGCGGCGTGCAAAACTGGCGTCAGTTGTTCACCCGCCCTGTGCCCCGGCTGAACCCCTATTCCACGCCACTGCCCAACGTGTTCCTCTGCTCCTCAGCCACGCCACCCGGCGGCGGCGTCCATGGCATGTGCGGCTTCCACGCCGCCCAGTCCGCGCTTAGATGA